Genomic window (Acinonyx jubatus isolate Ajub_Pintada_27869175 chromosome B1, VMU_Ajub_asm_v1.0, whole genome shotgun sequence):
GGGCAGTCTCTTTCACCTTTGGGCAGCTCGGAATTGTATATGGTGCTGGGCTGTCCACCCATCTGCACATTTGAGTGTTAGGACAGAGCTGTGTGCCTTACTTAAGTAATCTTTCTAAATTTGGGGCATTGATTTGGAAGAGAATTTTAATTTGGATAACGTCTAAAGTGAGTATTAATCAATATAATGGGCAAAAACGTTtttggcagaagaaaaagaaaacactttgcaAACTGAAATATGTCAGCTCTATTCAAAAGCATATCGGCTATCCTAACGCGATTTGGTAGTGCAGTTTATTAAATTTGTCGGATAAAGTGATACGGAAAGGTGAGGGGAATCTTTTTCAGTGTGCTTTTTTCCCTCTTGCAGACAATATAATAATAGAAGGCATTGCTAGTTAGCAATAAGGAAGGCATTAAGCCTGTATCTGGAGAGACGTGCTCAGATGCAATTTGGTTCTTATAAATTATTGCAGTGATGGATCTCTATTTTTGGAGTCTGCTAATAAAGCAGAGCGTTCACTTATTTGGTTTGTGTCTGTGGTGCTCTGCCTAGATGACCATTCTATGGATGACTTTACTTGCATGTGATTTGAGCTTCCTTGACCCTGATTATTGCAGCATTTCTTTGCATCGGTATACAAATTTAtacttcttaggaaaaaaaaaaaaaaggagtgagagCTCTTATTTGCATAGCACCTCTCAACAACATCCTTGCACTTTGGTCATAGCAGAAAGCGAGAGAATTCAGACGGACCTTgacctggctgtgtgaccttgaccgaTATGCTTGAACTGTCTGAACCTCATGCTCCTCCTTATTGAATGAAAACAATACTTACTGTGAGGGTTAGTGACATAATATAGCTGAGTTCTTCCGGTGGGCGTACAGTTTAGGCTCTAGTCTAAACCTGAGTGtccacatctttaaaatgagggtgATTTTAATACCCAGCTCATCGGGGTTTTGTGATGACTCAAAGAAATTATCTCACCAAACGAATTTgctcagtgcctgacacaaagcTATTGTTAATATTATTGCACACAATTATACTAACTAAATACaagttttcctttcccttatgctCTTAAATTATAGGACTATGATTTCACTTTCTATCAGATCTCCTCGGGTTTGGTTACCTGGTCTGCTGATTATTCTGCCCTTTTACTGCCTCTCTATGTCCTTCTCCTTTTGGCCTTTTCCTGGTGGGTGAGCCCCACCTCAAGGATGTAAGAGCTAAGGAGCTGAGACTAATAACCTGTCAATTGCACAGAATTTCTTTGGCCGAAAGGTCAGATGGGAGAAGACACCCCTAAATAAAGCTTTAGGATTCTTCCCTGATTTAAATACAGCCTGGCCATCCCAGGATTAATTTAACTACCATGGGTTATATCCCAGTCAAATCATACTGTGGAAATAGAGGCCTTTGCTTTAGGCGTGGTGAGCTTAAAGCTACAAAATCTATTTTGCTGCCGGTCCCGCCACCGTTCCGGCTTATGGTCTGACCATCCACCTCATCCCCATTACACTTAttgtttctgccccttcctgtccTATGCTCACTGCTCAAGGCCTTCaagctttctctctgtctctgtgggttcccccccccccccacaaagctATTACCAGTCTCGTATTCAATCTCACATACAAAGGACTAACATCACCTTTAACTCTTAACCTCTTCCATTGATACTGGCATTTTAACAGTGATCGAAGCTAATGAAATGGTGCTCTGTTACAAGTAATTATCCAAAGATATCCAATCTGAAAGTAAGAAGTGATCAAGGCTTCCCTATCTTTTTGGAATGGTACCACGGAGGGATGAAAAAAAAGGATAGGCCTGATATATATGAAACTGCAAGATTTACGAGGAAAATTCGATGACAGGAAGCCCAGAGCACTGGCTCCACTGTCACAGGACACACGGCTTGGGGTAACTCACTTTCCGTCTGCAACCTCTTATCGAGGAGGCGAGGATGGTAACACATGCAGATCTGACCGCTGCAGGGATCCCGTGACATGATGCGGAAATGCTTGGAAAACCTCCGCTCTCCATGTGAATATCACTATTATCATCTCTGCTTTGCGAGGATGCCGTAAGCATCACATGGAAAAGGAATCCGAATGCagtgagaaacagaaagggaaaaagccaGATCTCTCATTCTTGGGTGCCTATGCCTCAACCTCCCTAGGAATTTGGGTTCTGGCTAGAAGTAATGTCTGATGGCTACAGTGTGGAAGGAGGCAATCCACTCTGGAAAAGGGACGGCCAGAGCAGAAGTTAAGAGCTGCCGAGGATGAAGCCAGTGGTGGACTTGtgtggaaaaaatggaaattacttCCCAATCCCAAGAGTCTATGAAGCATAGCATACAAAACACATTTCTAACggtgttttgatttaaaaaaaaaaaaatgaggaactcCATTCTTACTGAATTTGACGTAAAGTTAGAAGGTGTTAAAACTATTACAGCAGATTTGAACAATGGaccaaaaatgtttatattaaagaTTGGATTAAAACAATTAATGAAAGTCatattattaagtttttttttaaaagccacagtATAAATGAATAGGCATAgctttcaaaccttttttttttaagtccatacAAATTCAATGTGAGGCAGCAATGTAAGATTGCTAACAAATTTTAATGCGATATCGGGATGGACTAATAGAAATACAATATCTCATTTTTAGAACAACGATAAAAAGATCCACTTCAGAGAGCTGCTGTGAGGACTAAATACAATACCCGTGCAAAGCATCCAGCATAGTCACCAGCCACAGAAATGTTGatacatttcattcatttgacCTCTCCCCTTTCTAAAATCACAGCAAATTCTTCTCTTCCTCGTGACACCTCTTAGGATGTTGCCTTTTATTGTTTCACTTTTGCATAGGACTTGGAGTTTCACATGCATGGGTTTGGTCTGCTTAGCTACTGTCAAAGGGATTGGCTTTGTAGATACACCCTGTACAGTTTTCTCCCTTGATGCAAAATTCACATTCAGTGGAACACGCCAACTCCTGGTACATCtggggttttgacaaatgcatacacctGCACAATCCAAACTTGTCCAGACCTCGGACAATACcttcaccccagaaagttcccttgtgcctCCGCCCAGTCATTCCCCATGTCACACTCCCTGAGGCAACCACATTCTCCCCCCCCATCGCAGATTGGTTTGCCTCTTCTGGAACTTTCTATAAATGGAACTGGTATGTATTCTTTATCTAAGGTTTCTCTCACCTGGTGTCAGTATACcagttttgagattcatccacagtgtgcagtattttgttatggagcTCAGGTATTTCCCAGCCCCGAGGAGCCGGGGACTGTGCCGTGACTCCtggtaccccccaccccccgccccctggcACTGGTACAAAATTGTGCGCATCGGAAGTGTTCTGCGGACATTGGGTGACTCGATGCATGAATGAGCGTACGAGTTATTGAATCAATCAGCAAGCCATTTGGCCACAATCAACTTTCGCTTTTCGAACCCGGACAGTTTCTTACGTGTTCCACTTACCACACACCCACGGTATCTATCCTGGTGTCAGAAGCCTGCCTGCTTTACTGCTGGAATCCAGGGATCCGCCCATTTGCCATCCTACCGCAGCCTTTGCTGCAACCGTGCAGCGGCAAAGTGCTGGCGAGCAAGTGTGCTGCCGCCCGGGATGAGCTCCGGCGTGGCTGTGAGACAGCCGGCCTCGGGGCTTTGTCTCCCGCAGGCGGAATTGCTTATCCTCTGTCTCTGCAAACTGTAAACCTGACATCCCTCCAGCTGATTGATTAGGTCACCGTAAAGGTCAGCAAAGAAACCCAGGTGCCGCATGGAATGTTTCTGTGGCTGGTTAGTATCCGCACCACAGCGGCCGCACGTGCTTCCTTGCAGTCAGGGGAGCGCAACTGAACAAGCAGGGTTAGTAGTGTTGGTTCTGACCGCTGTGGCCGTGACCTGCTTGAAATGACTGCAAATTAAGCCCTTTGATGTCCCCAGCATACCCTCTTACCCCTGCGTCTGGTGACGGTGATTAAGGACAAGGGGCCTTGCAGcaggcttgggggtggggtggtggtggcgaGGGGGGTGTGGAATACATTACCTTGGCTAGTTCTGTGGCGCAAGCATTTAGGGTTTGATCCTGTCACATCATTTCTGCTTGGACAGCAGCAAGTTCCCGTCATTTCTAGTACTGCACGTGTTTTGAATATAAACGCGCTTGTTCATCTTTAATCTATTCAAATGGCATTCTTGTTCTTGCTGCACTCTAAATTTTATGTAGCCGCAGAGCACGCCCTATGATGCATGACTTCACAACGCGATGCTATAAAATTACCGGGCATATTTTGTATTACAATGGGAAAAGTTTTCCTCCAAACAGATTTCCCAAAAGATGGGGAGATTCACGTATGATGATTCCTACGGTGAGcataacatataaagaaataaactggtGACAAGAAAACAGGGAGGAAATCTATCTGTGGCTTCCCCAAACTaggcattttctgttttttttagccacgtttctttttgaaaagttaaagatCTGTAAAAAGCACGATAAACTACATTAATGATATGCTAAGtgccagcattttttttctcttattctttatagccatttttttaagtcactttaTCAAAGAAGACCTATTTACTAGGGCAGAAAGCGAAGGTATcttaaataggaaaaagacagagGTCACAATGCAGTCATTGTAAAGGGTTTGGATCAGCTAAGTTGTGTTTTAGCTCATTAATCCCAGGAAAGGTGTTTTGTAAACTGGTGTTTAGAGTGGTGCCTAGAAGGTGACATCAGCAGTTATGTGCCTCCGTTTCATTTTACATTGGGACGCCTAAGAAACCTACAACCATCGCAGTCTATTGCCATCCCTAGCTGTCCGAGTGAACCACGCTCATTAAGAGTCTCCTGGTGCAAATCAGTTCAGATTGGTGTTCTCAAAACACAGTAGGTTTGCTACATGCACGGTCTGCACACTGTGGCATGCAACGATCAAGTTCCACAGAGACGCATGGAGGCAGCAAATGCCACCAGCTGCAGCGTGTGTTGGGAGGGGAGCACGACTCAGACCGGGAGCAGACAGAGCTCCGGTTTGAAGTAATGGTGTGAgttggcaaattatttaacctctcggGGCCTCAGCTGTTTGCTGAATAACAGTAACCATCTCAGGGGGATTTTGTAATGCTTAACTAGGAGATATCAGAGGCCTGTCATAGGGTAGACGCCCTGCATGTGTTTCTATTCCTTCACCTCCTTGCTTCAAAAGGATGCGGACACTGGTGTGTGAGGGGACCAGGTGATGGTGAGGGGACCGGGACCCATCTGCTGTCCTGGACGAGGGCTGTTCCCACAGCTCACtggtggcggggggggtggggggggggcgggattcTGCTCGCTTGCCCCCAGACTGATGCTTCTCTAGGGCCTGCCTCATAATTTCAGCCTAAATTTCAGACGGTGCTTTTCAAAACAGATACCCATCCAGAGAACCTCCTGCCGTGCCAGGGTTTTAGAATAATGAAATCAAAAGCGACCAGGTCCTACCCTTCTGAAGCTGTCTGACTCTACTGGCCctggaaaagaagcaaaacccTTTAGGTGTTTCTAAGGGTTCTATTTTATGGGCCCTGCAGTCATGGGacgatattttactttttaaatgacctCAACCAGTCCTTCAGGGGATTACAGATGGAGTCCTATTAATGAGTTTCATCACCTTTGCCCTTAAAATCATTTGGATCTCCTAAGAGTGTGTTTTGTTGGCAGCCCTCAACCCATTTTATGTTGGGGGAGAAAATGCTTAAAGGGAAATAAAGGCCCAAATGTGTAACAAGACCGGAAAAAAAAGCCTTCTTCTAAAGAAATAACGATGCCATTACAAACACTCATGCAGAAGCACTTAGGGCAGGGGACACAAAAGCCAGGATTCTTTTTCTAAGCAGGTTCTCTAAAGTTGTTCATTTTACACACAAGAGCAAGGGTCACATGGGCATTCAGAGCCACTTGCTGGGAAGAGGATTTTAAAAGGAGGATGACTGGACAGAATATTTAAGAAGAGGCAAGGGCCTAGCTGGGGAAGGCTGAAAGTAGGctaacccaaacccaaacccaggCTGGGTTCAGGAGCCGCTGTAAAGCGGGCCCTGGTGGAGACTGAGGTGGCTCAGCCGGgagctattttaaaaaagaccagAGATCCACATTCAGAAATACAGTtgctctgcccttctcctgacACCAGATCCAGTCAGGGGGAGGGCGCTGCCCTGCATTCCCACCCACCAGGGCTCTCTGGTGCACCTCCCGTTTCAGCTCCCCCACGGAGGGTATGGCCTGCAGGTGCCCCACAGGTTTCTTCTCTGCACTGCAGCAAGCATCAGCCGCCACCCTCCTCCTGGGGCAGCTTCCTCTGCAGTCAAAGGCTTCGGCCAGGAGctgtggcaaagaaaaaaaaaaaaaaaaaagaaggaaaaaccgCTGATGGACTTAAGATCTCAGAGGGTGACCTGAAACTCCGAGGGAAGGGAGCTGGCAGAAAGACAATGAATTCATGAATAGCTAAGAGTGGGGTGTACGAGGCCGACTCGCGGAACATGAAACGATGTGGTTTATATGGGGCAGGTTAAAAGAAATCCATTCTGGCACTTTTCATCTGCATTGGGTAACTGGGAGCCGGCAAAACTCTGATTTCTGTAggttctctccctcaccccctgtCTCTCCCCGGAGAAGCCTTTTCCACTCTTGGATCACCAATGAATGTGAAGGCCAAGGATATGTGGGCTATATATAAAGTCATCAGAATAAGGGCCTTAGCAGGGCGGTGGGGGCCAGGCAAAATCCCGAGAGCCTAATGACTCAGGCTTGAAATCCTGGAATGATTGATGTGGACGGACCTCCTGATAGATTAAACTCCAAACGTCCATGATCCCAAAGTTGCATTACTTGAGACAATAGAGATTGTTTAGAAACCTCCCGGAAGTTCTGGCTGCGGTCTTTCTACCGTGAAGGCCGCCGTGGGTTTTTTACAGCTTGCAAAGAACCCCGGAGGTTAAGACTCATCACACCCGCCCGTCGCCCGGTCGGCGGAGTGCAGTACCTCCGGGAGCATCTGTGGTACTGTCTCCTAGTACCTCACCCTCTCAGCCTCACGGGGAAAGCTGTGCCGGCTTTTCTATTTGAAAACTGTTCGCACGCTTCCCCCTCAgcttgctattaaaaaaaaccccagtaagGTGCACGTCAAATGCGCCTCTTAAACACATTACACAAAAATTAAGTGCTTCTTTAGAGAAATCTTAGTTATCCCGTGTCAATCTCCGCCACTCCTGCAGGAAACCAGGGCTCTCTAGCATAATGTGTGCGAAAGGCTCTGCAAACCGCAGGGTTGTATCAATGTGCATTACGGCGTGCACAGTTTCAGGGATCGGGGTGTTTCCTAAAGAAAATCCATGGATGTCTGACTGTACCTGTAACCTAATTATTAGAGTGAACCGGGGGGAGGATCACGCGGCTATTCGCTGTCCGCCCCAGAACGAGATGTCTCGGGTCTGAGTCCTCCTCCCGGGAGACCGCCCTGGGCGCTCGGGGCTGGCAGCAGCAGCTACCCTCTGAAAACCGGCCACCTGCCTGGCTTGTCGAAATCATCAGGTTGGATGCTACACAGGTGTAAAAACAGGGAAAAGGGGCTTTTAAAGGGACGGAGTTGGTGGTGTGAAGCAGGAATTCAGCTTGATGAAGAAGATACAGGCAGCGTGGATCAGGCCGAAGGACCCGGCTGCAGAACTCGCCGCTGCCTTCGCAAGCCGGTCTTCCCCCCGGTTAGTTTCAAACTCATTCTCCGCTCTCCCCCACCTACACGCCTCAACACGCTAAAAACACTCGCGGCTTCATTCTGCAGAAAGGAATGGGAAAATCTAGGAACACGGAAAGCTTGCCATTAACTGCTCTAAGGGGTTAGAAATGCCAAAATCAACACCTGCAGTGCCGCAgtttcacgtgtgtgtgtgtgtgtgtgtttgtgcagaAGCAGCGCATTAAAGAGAAATAACCAGGAGAAAGACCGATGAATTAAAGAAAGTGCCAGAAATAGCTACAAAGACATATAAAACTTTCCTCCCATATAGACCCGATACCACCAAGCTTAAACTTTTCACTTTAATCACTCATGTCCTAGAGGCACTGCCTTGTCACCTTAAACCCCAAGACGGGGGTGGGGGCGATGGTGGAGGAGGCccctggtggggaaggggcaagttAGAGGGGGGAGGGTGTCTCCTAGGTACGTGGATATGGAAAACTAAGGTGTCAGTGGGGAGTGGGGACCCACCATTGGGGACCCGTCATCCGAGTGATAAAGGGTCAAGGAGTAAGTAGGCtgggggggggtagggtggggaagGGAATGAGCGAGGGGTAAGGGGTCGCAAGGAAAAAATCCAAGGCCTCGCATACAAGTGGAAAGGACGCGCGCCGCAGCCCCGGAGCCGCCTGTCGCTCGCCCCCGCCTTCCCTTTTGCGCAGAATCCTCCCCTTGGCTGCAGCAGCGCGCTGCCCCCACCGGCCCGGCGCGCCGTGATCGATCGCAGGCTGCGTCAGAATGCTCCCCGCGTATAAATACGGGTGGCAGGACCGCGCCGAGCCGCACACAGCCatccaccttcccctctcccactccctctctccccgtTCTTCTCTCTGTAGGCCCCCATCTCCGCCGCCGGCCGGAGGGGCTCCGACCGCCACCATGAGTTCCTTCAGCTATGAGCCGTACTACTCGACCTCCTACAAGCGGCGCTACGTGGAGACGCCCCGGGTGCACATCTCCAGCGTGCGCAGCGGCTACAGCACCGCGCGCTCCGCTTACTCCAGCTACTCCGCGCCGGTCTCCTCCTCGCTGTCCGTGCGCCGCAGCTACTCGTCCAGCTCCGGCTCCTTGATGCCCAGTCTCGAGAACCTCGACCTGAGCCAGGTAGCCGCCATCAGCAACGACCTCAAGTCCATCCGCACCCAGGAGAAGGCGCAGCTGCAGGACCTCAACGACCGCTTCGCCAGCTTCATCGAGCGCGTGCACGAGCTGGAGCAGCAGAACAAGGTGCTGGAAGCCGAGCTGCTGGTGCTGCGCCAGAAGCACTCCGAGCCCTCCCGCTTCCGGGCGCTGTACGAGCAGGAGATCCGCGACCTGCGCCTGGCGGCGGAAGACGCCACCAACGAGAAGCAGGCGCTCCAGGGCGAGCGCGAAGGGCTGGAGGAGACTTTGCGCAACCTGCAGGCGCGCTATGAAGAGGAGGTGCTGAGCCGCGAGGACGCCGAGGGCCGGCTGATGGAAGCGCGCAAAGGAGCCGACGAGGCCGCGCTCGCCCGCGCCGAGCTCGAAAAGCGCATCGACAGCCTGATGGACGAAATCGCCTTCCTGAAGAAAGTGCACGAAGAGGAGATCGCCGAGCTGCAGGCGCAGATCCAGTACGCGCAGATCTCCGTGGAGATGGACGTGTCCTCCAAGCCCGACCTCTCCGCCGCGCTCAAGGACATCCGCGCTCAGTACGAGAAGCTGGCCGCCAAGAACATGCAGAACGCCGAAGAGTGGTTCAAGAGCCGCTTCACGGTGCTGACCGAGAGCGCCGCCAAGAACACCGACGCGGTGCGCGCCGCCAAGGACGAAGTGTCCGAGAGCCGCCGCCTGCTCAAGGCCAAGACCCTGGAGATCGAAGCATGCCGGGGCATGAACGAAGCGCTGGAGAAGCAGCTGCAGGAGCTGGAGGACAAGCAGAACGCCGACATTAGTGCTATGCAGGTACCGCACCGTGCAAAAcacggtgggggcggggagggagctgCAGGAGCAAgttgtgggggtgggtggggggagggtggagagtcGAGGGCGCGCCCAGGAAGTGGAGGCCAGAGAGGGGGCGTCCGCTAGCAGCCGGTGGGGAGCAGAACTTGACTCCCTGGAGActgtgtgggaggggtggggcactTGGAGGGCGGGGTTGGGGGTGCGACTGCAGTCTGAGGGGACGGGCTCGGTGCAGTTGAATTTACTCCGCATTAAAGCTGCCCAGCCCTGCaagggtagggtggggtgggtgcagggGTGGATCTGGGCGTTGCCTCTGGCCTGCCTCTCTACTGTCTTTCATCAACCACACGTCGCTCTGCGGCACAGATTGGACCATCTGCTTACTAAATTCGGCAGGGAGCTCTCATTAGTTCCGAAGGATACCTGTGCCCAACCATGCTTTAGGGACTGGTTTTATCAACCACTCCTTTCCCTCAGGTAGACAGGAATGCAGTCCAAACGGTAGCAGGTAATGATGTTCGCAgtgaaacatctttttcttttttgaaaggatTTTCCTTTTCTGGCAAGGAGAAAAAGTAATGTAAATCCccagaaaatatttcagatgaaATTAGTAGTATTTCTTATCTAGCTGCTTCCTACTCGTGTGAAGAAATGGAGTAATTTCTTGCACGTGATTTTGGAGTCAAGTTGACTAATGAATGTGAAACaaagttttttaaatcaatgagaaatatttttgcaGGCATTGTACGGTGATCGTTAGACTGTgatgatgaaaagaaaaccaagaatttTTCTCCCAtcagatgaaaaaacaaatttctttttgttttcatttcatgctTCCTGAAGCGagatttgtttgcttgtttgtttttctaatccaaGTAAGGAAAGGTTAAACAAGAGAAAAGGCAGTTCTTTTAGGGGGGATTTTATCTGAGGCTTGCACTTGGGTTGTAAGTAGGTTAGGCCTTTGCAGCCATGCTGCAGTAAAATGATAGCAGTCGGATTGGATTTATGCTcagattcccccccaccccccatcctccaccaggacacaatcaacaaattggaaaatgaaTTGAGAACCACAAAGAGCGAAATGGCCCGATACCTTAAAGAATACCAAGACCTCCTCAACGTGAAGATGGCTTTGGACATTGAGATTGCAGCTTACAGGTAAAAAcagggtggggtggtgggagcCGTTCAGCTTTAGGAAGAAAATCATATGTCATTCACATTGAGTCAGAAACCTTCAAGACTAGTCCTTTGAAATAGACGTTTGCTTTCTGGCTTTTTCCAAGAAGAAGGTGATTATTAGACAAATACAGAAGAAtttgaccctgggatcgtgagtTCTGCTCTTGGTGTCTCCTTACACTTTAAATCGAAGAGACAGGactgttttcagtttgtttgtcgtttgtgtgtttgcttgtttttctgcttttttttctttttcctggtgtCGGGCACAACATCCCCAGACATGAGGTTTCCATAAttcccagccctgctcctgctcccCTTTGCCTTTAAGGATGGCATTAGGGGAAGAGGGGTCGTGGTGGGCTCAGATAGGGCAAGTAATTCACCACACTTCCTGTGTTCTTGTTCATTAACCCCATCCTCCCGCGCCTTCCCAGGAAACTCTTGGAAGGTGAGGAGACCCGGCTCAGTTTCACCAGCGTGGGAAGCATCACCAGCGGCTATTCCCAGAGCTCTCAGGTCTTTGGCCGATCTGCCTACGGCGGTTTACAGACCAGCTCCTACCTGATGTCTGCGCGCTCCTTCCCGTCTTACTACACCAGCCACGTCCAGGAGGAGCAGATCGAGGTGGAGGAGACCATTGAGGCTGCAAAGGCCGAGGAAGCCAAGGACGAACCCCCCTCTGAAGGAGaagctgaggaggaggagaaggagaaggaggaggctgaggaggaggaaggagccgAAGAGGAAGAAGGtatgataaaaaagaaatcccCACAACTTCCAGAACAGTCAGGGCGTGGATATTTGCTAGGAGATGGGTAAGGGGAAGTGAAGCCGCCCTTATGCCAAGAAGtcttattcatatatatatatatatgactttagAATCTTAAATGATCCCTTTTATCTAGTTATCCGGCAAGCCCCGGAGTAAGTGTCTGATTTCTCAAATTGGTTGCCCTCTCAGCGGTACgcatctccctctgcccagctTGGGAGTTTGTTGAGAATAGCATTT
Coding sequences:
- the NEFL gene encoding neurofilament light polypeptide, with amino-acid sequence MLPAYKYGWQDRAEPHTAIHLPLSHSLSPRSSLCRPPSPPPAGGAPTATMSSFSYEPYYSTSYKRRYVETPRVHISSVRSGYSTARSAYSSYSAPVSSSLSVRRSYSSSSGSLMPSLENLDLSQVAAISNDLKSIRTQEKAQLQDLNDRFASFIERVHELEQQNKVLEAELLVLRQKHSEPSRFRALYEQEIRDLRLAAEDATNEKQALQGEREGLEETLRNLQARYEEEVLSREDAEGRLMEARKGADEAALARAELEKRIDSLMDEIAFLKKVHEEEIAELQAQIQYAQISVEMDVSSKPDLSAALKDIRAQYEKLAAKNMQNAEEWFKSRFTVLTESAAKNTDAVRAAKDEVSESRRLLKAKTLEIEACRGMNEALEKQLQELEDKQNADISAMQDTINKLENELRTTKSEMARYLKEYQDLLNVKMALDIEIAAYRKLLEGEETRLSFTSVGSITSGYSQSSQVFGRSAYGGLQTSSYLMSARSFPSYYTSHVQEEQIEVEETIEAAKAEEAKDEPPSEGEAEEEEKEKEEAEEEEGAEEEEAAKEESEEAKEEEEGGEDEGEETKEAEEEEKKDGGAGEEQATKKKD